From Alloacidobacterium dinghuense:
TCTTCCAGTTCAAGAATGCCGTCGATCGTGCAGCCCGCTGGCGTGGTCACCGCATCCTTCAGCAGCGCCGGATGATACCCCGTGTCCAGCACCATCTTCGACGCGCCAAAGGTCATCTGCGCCGCCAACAAGGTTGCCGTATCGCGTGGCAGCCCGACCTTCACGCCCGCCTCCGCCAGCGACTCAAGAATGATATAGATATACGCTGGTCCTGACGCCGAAAGCGCCGTCACGGCATCCATGTGCTTCTCATCCACAATTACCGTGCGGCCAATCGTCTCATAGATACGCGAAGCCATCAGCATCTGCGCATCCGTCACATACTTGCCGCGACACAATGCCGTCATCCCCACGCCCAGCATGGAAGGCGTATTCGGCATCGAGCGAATCACAGGGATGGCAACGCCCGCAGCCTCTTCCATCGCGCTCGTCTTCACTCCCGTCGCAAACGAAATCAGCATCTTATCGGCAGTCAGCGCCGGCTGGATCTGGTGAACCAGATCGCCCACCTGAAACGGCTTCACGCCCAGCAGAATCAGGTCCGCGCCCTTCGCCGCCGCGACATTATCCGTCGTCACTTCCACGCCCCACTGCGCGGAGAGCACCTGCGCGCGCTCTTCATGGGCAACCGTCGCCACAAGCTGCTCTGGCCGAAAAAGCTGCTGCTTCAGAAACGCCTGCAGCAGAATGCCGCCCATTTTACCCGCGCCCAGAACCGCGACACGTACTTGAGAAAGATCTTCGTTCATCTCGCCTCTGAATCAGATTTCGTGTTGATGGAGATCGTCATTCTGACGACCAACGGGAGGAAGAATCTCAGCGATCTATCGGTAAGGCAACTTACTAATATTCTTCACCGTGCTTCACAATGGCGATCTTCTTCTGAGGAAATTTCACCTGTACAGAAAAGGCATAACTAAGACTAGCCTACTTCCCTTTCTGCTGCGCAATCCAAGCCGTCACCCGCTCATCCAATACATCCAGCGGCAGCGCCCCAGAGTCCACCACCTCATCATGAAACGCCTTCAAATCAAACTTCGCGCCCAATTCCTTCTGCGCCTTCGCACGCAGTTCCAGAATCTTCAGCTGACCCATCTTGTATCCCAGCGCCTGCGCGGGCCACGCAATATAGCGGTCGACCTCCGCATTGACCGTCGCATCGTCCAACCCCGAATGCTCCTTGAAGAAAGCCACCATCTGATCCCGCGACCAATGCTTCGAGTGCACTCCGGTATCAACCACCAACCGAATCGCGCGGAAAATATCCGCCTCCAGCCGTCCATAGTCCGAATACGGATCCTGATAAAATCCCACATCCTTCCCCAGATGCTCCGCATACAGCCCCCAGCCCTCCGTGTAGGCGGTGTAATGCATGTACTTGCGAAACTCCGGCAGCCCCGTCAACTCCTGCGCAACGGAAATCTGCAAATGATGCCCCGGCAATCCTTCGTGATACGCAATCGACTCCACATTCGCCAGCGAGCGGTGCGCAAAGTCATACGTGTTCACATACACCGTTCCCGGCCGCTTGCCATCCGGCGTTCCATGCTCGTAGTATGCCGGAGCCTGATCCTTCTCAATGAACGCAGGCACCGCATCCACCACCAGCGGAGCCTTCGGCAGCCGCCCAAACAAATCCGGCAGCTTCGTCTTCATCTGATCGATGTCATGCCGATAAAGATCGAGCATCTGCTCCTTCGTCTTCGCATGCAGCGTCGCATTGCTCGCAATCGACGCGCGCATCGAAGCCAGATCCTTGAACCCAAGCTTCTGCGCGATCACCAGCATCTCCGCTTCATCGCGCTTCACTTCATCCAGGCCAATCTGGTGAATCTGGTCCGGCGTCAGATCGGTCGTCGTGCTCTGGCGCACGCGAAAGGCATAGTACTTGTCGCCATCCGGAAGCGACCACACGCCGGGCTCCGTGCGCCCCGCCGGGATATACACCCCCTGCAGAAACTTCGCAAAGCGCGTGTACGCAGGCAGCACCTGCTTCTGGATCGCATCCAGCATCTCTGCCTTGATCCGCTCCTGATCCGCCGCGGAAACAGCGCTGGGAAATTTCTTCAGCGGCCGCGCAAACGGAGTGTCCTCCGGTTTCTCCTGGGCGATCGTATTCACCTGCACCAGCACCTTCTCCAACAGATACTTCGGCGGCACACGGTGATCGTCCATTCCCGTCATCATGTTGTCTGTAATCTGCTGAAAGGCCGCCGGCATCTTCTTTAAACGCGCAATGTAATCGTCATAATCCTTGACCGTCTCAAAACTGAGCTGCGAAACCAGCTGCGGCAGCGACGACTGCAACCCATTGAACTGATCGACCGGCATCTCCCAGGGCTTAAAGTTCGCAGCCTCCTGCTGCTCCGCCAGTTCCCGCGCCATCAGGTCCTTGCTCAACTCCTCCTGATCGCTCAACCCCGTCGTATCGATAGCAGCAAGACGAAGCAGATAATCGCGCCCCCTCGCCAGCCGATCATTGTAGGCCGCGACAGAATAGTCCGTGAGCTGGTCATTCCACCGCTTGTCTCCAATCGAAGAAGCAAACTCCGGCGAATGCTGCAGCCGGTCTTCCCACATCTCCGCAAACAGCCCACTTAGCGCCTTACTGCGATCCGCAGCACTCTGCGCAGCTTGCGCATGTAAATGGATAGCGGAAATAAAGAACAAAGAGGAGGCGAGAGTGAAAGAAATCAGCTTCTTCATAGTAAGGATGGGCTTAAAGCGAAGTGTATCAGGGGACCGCGATGCCCTGTTCAGAGCACAACCGAGAAACAGGCAATTTCCATGAGCCACAATCGTATCTCGCGCCCTTGCATAGTAAGATCGAAGAGTTTCGAAGAATTAGCCACGTCTCCTGTTGTGTAATGAAAAACAGTTCTAAAACAGAACAAGAGGTACGACACGGACTCCATGCCTCGCTTGTAAGCATTGCTTCCAATTTTGCCCTCACAATTTGTAAATGCACTGTCGGACTCATCGGGCACTCTTTTGCCCTCGTAGCCGACGGTATCGAGTCCCTATCGGACGTGCTGAGTTCCGCTGTCGTCTATTTCGGGCTGCGTTTCGCAATCAAGCCACCCGACAAAGAACATCCCTATGGACACGGCAAGGCCGAACCCGTTGCCGCGATTGTTGTCGCCCTCGGAATGGCAGCCGCCGCTGTGGTCATTGCCATTGAGAGCTTCAATCTCATTCGCACTCCGCATCCCCTGCCAAGGGGATACACCCTCTGGGTTCTGCTGTCAGTCTTCGCTATCAAACTGGTGCTGGCACGCTATGTCTCCTCCGTCGCTCACAACATCGACAGCACCGCAGTCCGGGGAGACGCATGGCACCACTTGAGTGATGCCATCACTTCGTTATTTGCATTTATTGGAATCTCAGTCGCCCTTTTAACGAAGAATGCACGCGCAGACGATTGGGCTGCTCTTTGCGCATCTGTGGTAATTTTCTTCAACGCGTCACGCCAGATCCGCACTCCCTTGGCAGAGATACTCGACGCAGCTCCGCCTCCGGAGATCGAACAACATGTCCGCCGGGTTGCGGCGTCCGTTCCCGGCGTTGTGGGCCTGGAAAAGTGCTTCGTGCGCAAGGTCGGCTTTCAATACTATGTCGATCTTCACGTGATCGTGAACGGCAATATCACCGTTCGATCCGGTCACGCAATTTCCCATCGTGTTGAGGACCGGGTCCTCGCCGAAGTCGACCGTGTAGCGAAAGTTCTAGTTCACATGGAACCGGAGGAAGAGCTCCTCAATCCAAGTCACAGCCAAATGTAATCCGATTGCCATCAGCTTGGTATCGATCCTCAAACGTTTAATCTGCTGTTCTCATTCAAACTATCTACGGGACAACGGAGCTTGGCACGGTCTTCAGAGTCACTGCATCTGGACCCTGACGACGCTGCACACCTTTGACGGCAAGGATGGCTCCAGTCCAATGTCGGCGTTGGTTCCGGGTACCAACGGGAACCTCTATGGAACGACGGAATACGGTGCAGTGCTTGCGCTGAGGGCTGTGGCACAATCTTCAGCCTTTCAACAGGTTTGCCATAACGCACAGCCGGATGCCCGGCACCGCCTCGGAGATTTGGGACGCAAGCTTGAGGGGCTTCCGGTGCGCCCATGAGTAACCATTGAATTGCTTTCGGAAAGAACTTGGACGACCGGAATTGAGTGATATTCGGTTACGCTAGTGAGCGTATCGGGAATGCGCTGGAGGAAATGTGCGCACGTTATTTTTGCTGGCTCTGATGATCTGCTCAATGGTTACCCATGGTGATTATTGCCAAGAAACCCCACCCAGCGAGAACGCTGAGAAAGCGCCCACTAAAAGCGCGACGTCTACAGATAAGAACTTCGCCAGTCGTTTTCCTTTGTATGTTCAAAAGCTACGTATTGTTACGCAATATCACTGGAATTTGAACGATGTTGATGCTTCTACTCCTCCAGGCGCAGAGTGTATGTCTCATTTGAAATATCCAAGAATGGAGACGCTACTCACATTTCTGTAGCCAAATCGAGTAATTCTCCGACCCTTGATAGCTCTTGTCTTAGAGCAGTGCAGAAAACAGCCAACTACGGAACACTCCCATCTGGTTACGAAAAGAACACCCTGTCCGTAAGCTATTACTGTGAAATGCCAGCTCCATAAGAAAAAGCCCGCTCCTACGGGCTTCGTGTCTTAGGGAGAATCTGATAGGGGCCGTCATTCTAACCACCAACCGGAGGAAGCATCCATGGGTGGGGCGGCCTCAGATCTAACTTTGGGTGCCCCATGTCTCGATTCTGAGACATGGGATCGCCTTGCGCAGCAAGGCCGGTTAGTAGCGCAGGACTTCAGCCCCGCGAAAAAACTCGCCGTCGAAAAGCCGGGAGCCCCATGTTAGGAGGAGCGAAGTCGAAGACTTCCCGAGCTAACGTGGGTCTTTCCAGTCCGCGCGCACATCAGAATGGTAGAAGCACAGGGCTTCAGCCCTGTGAAATAAAACCGCCGTCGAAGACGGCGTACCTTGCTGCCGCAGGCCCATCCGCAAAGGTCGAAGACCGCAGCGGATCACTCACGACGCGCGTCGGGCAACCGACGCGCCACCTTATCCGCGCCCCCACATCCACAAACGCAACACCTTGAGGAATCCACCACCCTCCCATATCCTGTCCACGCAAACCCAGACTTCCGACGTAAAGCGAGACGCCATGCTGCCAAGCCCCGTAACCGATCTCAAGACATTCGTACCCGCCCGAGACCCCGAACTCTCCCGGCAGTTCTACACCGACCTCGGATTCACGATCAATTGGAGCAACGACCAGATCGCCGAGTTCCAGATCGGCTCCTTCCGATTCCTGCTCCAGACCTTCTACGTCGCCGAACACGCAGGCAATTTCATGATGAGCCTCGCAGTCGAGGACGCGGACGCATGGTGGGAGCAGATCCAGCGTCTGGACTTCGCCAACAAATACCCGGGAATCATGTGCAGGCCCCCGGCGATGCAGCCTTGGGGAATCCGCGTCCTCTACCTGAGCGACCCGACGGGCGTTTTGTGGCACATCACGGACGGGCGTAAATCATAACGGGCTAGATCCACATTCAATCGCAAAAAGAGAGGGGCCAGCTTCGCCCCCACAAACCTGTCAAGCCCCTCCGCTTGCCATGAGCACCACAACTATCTCAATTCAAATGACTTCCCCTCGGACGAGGACTCGCGAGAAATTACCGCTAAGTTTGCTATAATAGAAGTTAGAGGCGCGGGACGAATCCCGTGCCTTTTTCTTTTAGAGAAACATCAGCCTAACCGCTAACCCTCGTAAATAGAGCAATTTAGGCTAAAATTGATCAAGATACACCCTAACCCATGTCAAATGAGGAATTTAACAGAAGTTAGGGGGTCATCTTACAACCACGAGAGAGAGCAGTCAGGAGGGCGATAATAGCCGACTTGCCGACGCGAAGCATTGACTCGCTGCCGCGGGAGCGCTGTCCCGCTCCGCACCCATAACCCGAATAAAAAGAGGATTTTACAAAAAACCCGGAGGGGGTCTAGGAAGCAAGACTTCCTGAATCCAGTAGCCGGTATAGCGTCGAGCGACTTATCCCGAGCAGCCGTGCCGCACGTAGCTTGTTTCCGCCCGTTTTCGCAAGTACCTCGGTGACATGGCGCAGGATCATGCGGTCGAGATTCGGATCATTTTCGACTACGGAATCTTGCGGCTGAGTTTCGGGCGCCACAACCGTCGTCAGCGACGGAATGTCGATAGGCCGAATCCACTGCCCCGGACAGTTCATCGCCGCGTTGGTAATGATGGTTTCAAGCTCGCGCACGTTCCCGGGCCAGTTGTGCGAGAGCAGCCGGGCAAGCGACCCTTGCCCCAACCCGCGCACCGGTTTGCCATGCGCCGCTCCGCAGCGGGTCGCAAACCAATCGGCCAGCGCGCCGATATCGTCGCGGCGCTCGCGCAGCGGCGGCAGCTCAAAACGAATAGCGGTGAGCCGGTAGCAAAGATCCGCACGCAGTTCGCCGCTGGCCGACATTTGACGAAGGGGTTTGCATGAACTGACAAAAAGTTGCCGCGGGAAAAAGCCGGTGGCATCACGCCCGCTGCGGTGTTCCCACCATTCGAGGAAATCGACGAGGCGCGATTGCTGGTCCGCGCCGAGATCGTGGATGCGGGTAAGAAACAGCGCACCACCGCGAACCTCCTCCAGCACCGACTGCGTCTCAGCGGATATAAACCGCGAAGCAGAGCAGGCGACAAACGCCGCCTGGGACGCAGCGCCCAACGCGTGCAGCGTCCGCGCCGTGATCGCCTTTCCCGTACCGGCCTCGCCTTCGATGGCGACGATACGGAGGTGCTGAGCAGAATGTTTCAGGCGCGAGAGGAGCCGCTGCATGACAAGACTGCGCGCCACCATGTCTCCCAGTCGCGCCAGCTCCCCACCGCCGTCTCTCACCTCGTCGGCGATCATTGCATCAGCCGTCGATTGACCACTCACTTGCGAAAAACTTGCCACCGCTGCTCCCCAGGCCTCGTTCGATTGTCAGACTCACCGGATATACGGCAGCCTACGCAATCTATCGGCAACGGAGCGGAAAGTGATAGGCGATGGCAGCAAAGAAAAAGAGCGCCGGAAATGGCGCTCTCTGCAAGTTGAATTCAGTTGCGATAAGCACCTAAGAATGAGTATGTTCTGGTGGCTTCCGAACTCGGGACGACGGCTGGTCGGAGAAGATCTTGCCGTCGCGAATCATCACCACGCGATGCGCGTACTCGGCGATGTCCGGCTCATGCGTCACCAGCACGATCGTGTTCCCCTTCGCCTGCAATTCATCGAAGAGAGCCATGATTTCATCGCCGGTCTTCGAATCGAGGTTGCCTGTCGGTTCGTCGGCAAGAATGATCGATGGCCGGTTGATAAGCGCGCGCGCGATAGCCACGCGCTGCCGCTGACCGCCCGAGAGCTCGTTCGGTTTGTGTTGCATGCGGTCGCCTAAGCCTACAGCTCGAAGAGCGCCCTCAGCGCGTTCGATGCGCTCAGCAGCATGGGTGCCGTTGTAGATTAAGGGCAACTCGACATTGTGCAGTGCCGTCGCGCGTGCCAGCAGGTTAAAGGTCTGGAAAACGAAGCCAATCTCCCGGTTGCGAATACGCGCCAGTTCGTCATCGTTCAGATCGCTGACCAGATGCCCATTGAGCCAGTACTCGCCTTTGCTTGGAGTATCGAGGCAGCCGATCAGATTCATCAGCGTCGATTTGCCCGACCCGGACGGACCCATGATGGCAACGTACTCGTTCTGCTTAATACGCAGCGATACGCCCTGCAGAGCATGCACCTGCTGCTCTGATCCCATATCGTAGGTCTTCCACAAGTCGTGCACCACAATGATGTCACCCGGTCCAGGCCCATTCGGTGATGGGCTGCCTGGGCCGGTGATGATTTGCTCTTCAGCTTCCATGGTTGTCTGGGTCGTCATTAACCTGCTCCTGATTCTCCCATACCTATGAAGACGAAGAAGAATCGCTTTCGTCTTTGTTTACCGTCACTGGAGTCGTATCCCGCTTAACCAGCGAGTCGTCCTTCAAATTACGCAAGATCCGATACGAGCCCGTGATAATCTCATCGCCTTCTTTCAGTCCGCTGGTCACCTCGATATCCGTGGTGCCGGTAATCCCCGTCATCACAGGTACGAAATGAGCCCGCATCTTCCCGCTCTTGTCCGTGTGCACTACGAAAACACCCTGCACCTTCGGTGCGTCGGCAGCGGGCGGCGCGCTGGGGGTGGCAGTGGATGCCTTCTGAAAATGTGGCTTTCCTTTTGCATCCTCAGGAGCGCGAAGCGTTAGCGCTTGAATCGGAATGGATAGAGTATTCGCCCGGCTCGCGGTCGTGATCTTCGCCGTAGCAGAGAGTCCCGGCTTTAATAGATCGGTCGCCTGATCGACAGTCACGACTACCTTGAAGTCCTTCGCTTCCTCTGTCCCGCTGGTCGATTGGCTGGTGGCAACACCGGTAGACCGCAACAGAGCCTGGTCGCCAACCTCTGTGACATGCCCTTTGAAGACTTTGCCCGGAAGCGCATCCACACTTACGTCAGCTTCCTGACCGAGAGCGACGTTCACAATGTCGGTTTCGTCCACCTTCACTTCTGCGGTAATGATCGACATGTCGGCGAGCGTCATCAGCGTCGATCCTTCGGCATTCTGGATGCCGACGACCACTGTCTCTCCCTCGCGCACTGGCAGGTTGGTCACGAGCCCATCGAATGGCGCTAGGCTGACTGTCTTGTTCAACGCGTCTTCATTAAAACGGAGTGTCGCGACTTGGGTGCCCAGGTGTCCGCGAGCGGAGTCTGTCTGCGCCTTTGCCTGCACAAGAGCGGCGGTGCTCTGATTCAGCGTGGCGACATCCGTGTCATAAGCAGCCTTTTTGGCATCGAAATCGGCCTTGGAAACCAGTTTTTCTGCGTAGAGCGCCGTATACCGATCGTAATCGAGCTTTTTCTGCTCCAGATCGGCCTTGGCATGCTCGACATTGGCTTCCGCTGTCTTCTCCGCCGCGATATATGAGGCTATATCCGTTTTGGCAGCGTCAATCGCGGCCTTCTGGGCGTCAACGTTGGCTTCCGGCTGGATACTCTCCACCGTTGCCAGGATCTGACCCTTTTTTACGTGATCTCCCTCTTTGACATAGAGGTGCGTGATACGTCCGAAAGCTGTCGCGCCGACGTTGACATACGTTTTAGGCTTGATCTGGCCGGTCCCGCTGACAACCGAAACCAGGTTGCCTCGTACAACTTTGCCGGTAAGAACCTTCGTATACCCGGACTGGGCACGAACCACGGTGAGCGCGACAATACCTGCCACGGCAAGAATTACTGCAACTACAATGATGATTTTTTTCAAAGCCAGTCTTCCTGTGTCTGCGGATCTCGAACGCCTTGCCCGTCCACTCGCCCAGAAGTACGCAAATCTGGCGGGCCAGGTTCCCCAAAATCGCAGCGTCCGTGCGCTGGATTGTCTACCCCGCCGAGTGCTGACCATGATATCAGGCGGAATTATTGATGGGATAGCACCGAATCGCGTTCATTTCCGTCTAACAATGTGCAACAGCGGCTTGTATTCCTTCTTCATGAATTCGTAGAATTAAGAATGCGGTAGAGGGGTAACAGAAAAACAATATGTTGAAGGGCCGTATTCCCATTTTTGTCGCGATCTCCCTTGGGGCCTTCGCGATTTCTCAGGCACAGTCCACGACGCAGAGCGATCCTCAATTGCAGACCCGCCCGGCGGCGCCGCAGGCCGACGCCCAGAGTCCTTCGACGCCGGCTTCTTCCACTGAAGATCCGCTCAAGCGCCAGCTCTCTGATAAAGAGCGCCGAAGCCAGCAAAAAGAACTGAAGCAGGAGTTAAAGGGACCCTACAAAAAGTGGGTTGATCAGGACGTTCATTGGATCATCACCGATCAGGAATTAAAAGCCTTCAAGAGTCTCAGCAACGACGAAGAGCGCGACGCTTTTATCGAAGCCTTCTGGCAGCGCCGCAATCCAAACCCCGATTCGCCTGAGAATGAGTTCCGCGAAGAACACTATCGCCGCATTGAATACGCGAACGAGCATTTCGCCGCGGGCAAGCCAGGCTGGAAGACCGACCGCGGCCACATGTACATCGCATACGGGAAGCCGGACAGCATCGACTCCCATCCCAGCGGCGGCACCTACGACCGACCGATGGATGAAGGGGGCGGCACAACTTCGACGTACCCCTTCGAAACCTGGCACTACCGCTACATCGAAGGCATCGGCGAGAACATCGACATTGAATTCGTCGACACCTGCATGTGCGGCGACTATCACATGACCATTGACCGCTCGGAGAAGGATGCGCTGTTGCACGTGCCGGGCGCGGGCCAGACGATGTATGAGCAGATGGGCATGGCCAAGCAGTCCGATCGTTTCCGCGGCGGCCTGGAATCGCTGGGTAATGGGCCTATGGCGGGCATGCAACAGAGCAAGCAATTTGATCGACTCGAACAGTATGCCAAGCTGCAGGCACCGCCCGTAATCAAGTTCAAGGACCTCGAGCTTGAGTCATTCATGTCGAACCACAAGCTTATGACGGGGCCTTACTTCCCCTTCGATGTGCGCACGGACTACGTCAAAGTGACGGATGACACCGTGCTGGTACCGATCACTCTACAGATCAAGAACCGCGACATCACCTTCAACAACAAAGACGGCATCGATGTCGGTGAAGTTCATATTATCGGTCGCGTCTCAACGATCACAGGCAAGATTGTGCAGAGCTTTGAGGACACGGTTGAAGTAGAAGTTCCGACGGAGCTCCTGACCAAGACTCTCGACAACAAACGCCTTTACTGGAAGTCGCTTCCTCTGCGCCCGGGCCGCTATCGCGTTGACATCGGCATCAAGGATGTGAACAACCCGGACCACCTCGGCGTGTGGGCGCAGGCGATCAACGTTCCGAAGTACGACGAAGACAAACTCTCGGCTTCATCGTTGATTCTTGCCAATCGCATGGAACTGGTGCCGTCGAAAGAAATTGGCGCAGGAAATTTTGTGATCGGTAACACAAAGCTCTTGCCAGCGGTCACTTCGAATCCTACAATTTCGCCATCATTCCAGCGGACGCAGAAGCTGAATTTCTGGATGCAGGTGTATAACCTAGGAATTGACGAGAAGAGCAAACAAAACTCCGCAACTATTCAATATCAGATTATTGATTTGGCCTCGAATAAGGCGGTCCTCGATATGCAGGAGGACTCAAAGAAATTGAGCGCCAGTTCCGATCAGGTAACGCTGGAGCGTAGCGTCCCCCTTGCAAATCTTCAGCCAGGCAAGTATCAAATCAGAATCAAGGTGAACGACAGCGTCTCCAATCAGGAGATTGCCCAGTCGGCGCCGTTTACGGTGGAGTAGCAGGAAGCAAAGGACGGAGCAACCACAAGAGTTGCCGGTTCTGAACAACAACGATTTTGGGGCAATCGGCCAGGAGTATTTTAGGGTCGCTTGACGTTTTCCAGGACAGCAAGGAACGCCTGAAGAGTGTCAACCGATTCTAGCGACGAACGAAATCGGTGAGGATGATAGTTCCCAATCTGCGAATCAAGTTTGGCCCAGCGCTTGCGCTGCTGATCACTGCGTTTGCGCTGTCTGCATATGCAGAAGGACCAGGGGCTGTCTCAGGGATTGTGCGCGATGCCAAGGGCACACCGCAGGTCGGCGCCCTGGTTGAATTGCTGGGGCCGAATCTTGTTGTCATTGCAAATACTTTCACTGACGACCACGGTCGCTACTCCCTGAGGGATCTTTCTCCGGGTAGCTACAACCTCAAAGCTTCGGGGTCCTTTTTCCTGCCCACTTTGCGCGAAAACCTTCGCGTGCTCGCTGACTCCAAAGTGGTCGTCAACTTAACGTTGAACACCCTCTATGAAGCTTTTCGATGGCTTCCGGCAAAACCGCGCCAGGCGGATGAGCCGCAGGACGATTGGACGTGGACCCTGCGCCTTTCAGCCAACCGTCCACTGCTGCGTATGCTTGAAGATGGACCGCTTGTGGTTGTCTCCGATGGAGACGGAACCGCACCCTCTCTGAAAGCCCGCGTCACCATTCGCGGCGGCGCCAATGAGTTTGGCGACGGCGGCATGCACCACGATTTCGAAATGCAGCGCTCGAATGGCGACGATCAACAATTGATTCTTCGAGCTGATCTGAGCCAGGCGGAGAGCGCGTCCCTCAATACAGTCGTTGGCTACGCAAAGCAGCTCGCTCCAGGGCGTACATTCCGGACAGTGGTGGCGGTCGAGGATCGCCCAGAC
This genomic window contains:
- the proC gene encoding pyrroline-5-carboxylate reductase; translated protein: MNEDLSQVRVAVLGAGKMGGILLQAFLKQQLFRPEQLVATVAHEERAQVLSAQWGVEVTTDNVAAAKGADLILLGVKPFQVGDLVHQIQPALTADKMLISFATGVKTSAMEEAAGVAIPVIRSMPNTPSMLGVGMTALCRGKYVTDAQMLMASRIYETIGRTVIVDEKHMDAVTALSASGPAYIYIILESLAEAGVKVGLPRDTATLLAAQMTFGASKMVLDTGYHPALLKDAVTTPAGCTIDGILELEEGGLRVTLIKAVMRAAQRAKELAAG
- a CDS encoding DUF885 domain-containing protein, with the translated sequence MKKLISFTLASSLFFISAIHLHAQAAQSAADRSKALSGLFAEMWEDRLQHSPEFASSIGDKRWNDQLTDYSVAAYNDRLARGRDYLLRLAAIDTTGLSDQEELSKDLMARELAEQQEAANFKPWEMPVDQFNGLQSSLPQLVSQLSFETVKDYDDYIARLKKMPAAFQQITDNMMTGMDDHRVPPKYLLEKVLVQVNTIAQEKPEDTPFARPLKKFPSAVSAADQERIKAEMLDAIQKQVLPAYTRFAKFLQGVYIPAGRTEPGVWSLPDGDKYYAFRVRQSTTTDLTPDQIHQIGLDEVKRDEAEMLVIAQKLGFKDLASMRASIASNATLHAKTKEQMLDLYRHDIDQMKTKLPDLFGRLPKAPLVVDAVPAFIEKDQAPAYYEHGTPDGKRPGTVYVNTYDFAHRSLANVESIAYHEGLPGHHLQISVAQELTGLPEFRKYMHYTAYTEGWGLYAEHLGKDVGFYQDPYSDYGRLEADIFRAIRLVVDTGVHSKHWSRDQMVAFFKEHSGLDDATVNAEVDRYIAWPAQALGYKMGQLKILELRAKAQKELGAKFDLKAFHDEVVDSGALPLDVLDERVTAWIAQQKGK
- a CDS encoding cation diffusion facilitator family transporter, with protein sequence MKNSSKTEQEVRHGLHASLVSIASNFALTICKCTVGLIGHSFALVADGIESLSDVLSSAVVYFGLRFAIKPPDKEHPYGHGKAEPVAAIVVALGMAAAAVVIAIESFNLIRTPHPLPRGYTLWVLLSVFAIKLVLARYVSSVAHNIDSTAVRGDAWHHLSDAITSLFAFIGISVALLTKNARADDWAALCASVVIFFNASRQIRTPLAEILDAAPPPEIEQHVRRVAASVPGVVGLEKCFVRKVGFQYYVDLHVIVNGNITVRSGHAISHRVEDRVLAEVDRVAKVLVHMEPEEELLNPSHSQM
- a CDS encoding energy transducer TonB — its product is MYVSFEISKNGDATHISVAKSSNSPTLDSSCLRAVQKTANYGTLPSGYEKNTLSVSYYCEMPAP
- a CDS encoding efflux RND transporter periplasmic adaptor subunit; the encoded protein is MKKIIIVVAVILAVAGIVALTVVRAQSGYTKVLTGKVVRGNLVSVVSGTGQIKPKTYVNVGATAFGRITHLYVKEGDHVKKGQILATVESIQPEANVDAQKAAIDAAKTDIASYIAAEKTAEANVEHAKADLEQKKLDYDRYTALYAEKLVSKADFDAKKAAYDTDVATLNQSTAALVQAKAQTDSARGHLGTQVATLRFNEDALNKTVSLAPFDGLVTNLPVREGETVVVGIQNAEGSTLMTLADMSIITAEVKVDETDIVNVALGQEADVSVDALPGKVFKGHVTEVGDQALLRSTGVATSQSTSGTEEAKDFKVVVTVDQATDLLKPGLSATAKITTASRANTLSIPIQALTLRAPEDAKGKPHFQKASTATPSAPPAADAPKVQGVFVVHTDKSGKMRAHFVPVMTGITGTTDIEVTSGLKEGDEIITGSYRILRNLKDDSLVKRDTTPVTVNKDESDSSSSS
- a CDS encoding GWxTD domain-containing protein; the protein is MLKGRIPIFVAISLGAFAISQAQSTTQSDPQLQTRPAAPQADAQSPSTPASSTEDPLKRQLSDKERRSQQKELKQELKGPYKKWVDQDVHWIITDQELKAFKSLSNDEERDAFIEAFWQRRNPNPDSPENEFREEHYRRIEYANEHFAAGKPGWKTDRGHMYIAYGKPDSIDSHPSGGTYDRPMDEGGGTTSTYPFETWHYRYIEGIGENIDIEFVDTCMCGDYHMTIDRSEKDALLHVPGAGQTMYEQMGMAKQSDRFRGGLESLGNGPMAGMQQSKQFDRLEQYAKLQAPPVIKFKDLELESFMSNHKLMTGPYFPFDVRTDYVKVTDDTVLVPITLQIKNRDITFNNKDGIDVGEVHIIGRVSTITGKIVQSFEDTVEVEVPTELLTKTLDNKRLYWKSLPLRPGRYRVDIGIKDVNNPDHLGVWAQAINVPKYDEDKLSASSLILANRMELVPSKEIGAGNFVIGNTKLLPAVTSNPTISPSFQRTQKLNFWMQVYNLGIDEKSKQNSATIQYQIIDLASNKAVLDMQEDSKKLSASSDQVTLERSVPLANLQPGKYQIRIKVNDSVSNQEIAQSAPFTVE
- a CDS encoding sigma-54-dependent transcriptional regulator, with protein sequence MASFSQVSGQSTADAMIADEVRDGGGELARLGDMVARSLVMQRLLSRLKHSAQHLRIVAIEGEAGTGKAITARTLHALGAASQAAFVACSASRFISAETQSVLEEVRGGALFLTRIHDLGADQQSRLVDFLEWWEHRSGRDATGFFPRQLFVSSCKPLRQMSASGELRADLCYRLTAIRFELPPLRERRDDIGALADWFATRCGAAHGKPVRGLGQGSLARLLSHNWPGNVRELETIITNAAMNCPGQWIRPIDIPSLTTVVAPETQPQDSVVENDPNLDRMILRHVTEVLAKTGGNKLRAARLLGISRSTLYRLLDSGSLAS
- a CDS encoding ABC transporter ATP-binding protein, translating into MGSEQQVHALQGVSLRIKQNEYVAIMGPSGSGKSTLMNLIGCLDTPSKGEYWLNGHLVSDLNDDELARIRNREIGFVFQTFNLLARATALHNVELPLIYNGTHAAERIERAEGALRAVGLGDRMQHKPNELSGGQRQRVAIARALINRPSIILADEPTGNLDSKTGDEIMALFDELQAKGNTIVLVTHEPDIAEYAHRVVMIRDGKIFSDQPSSRVRKPPEHTHS